The following nucleotide sequence is from Myripristis murdjan chromosome 22, fMyrMur1.1, whole genome shotgun sequence.
ACACTGTTTTATAATCCACTGGTCATAAATGTTTTCAGCAGAGCTTCATCATGTCCaagttgtgctgttttgtcaACATGAATGAATCAAACATCCAAATGAAGCAGATATgactttaacattttttaaaaatgtattccagTCAAATGTCCTCATCAAAGTGGACATTTCACTCCCCCAGCTGAGTGACATCCTTTCCGCCCTcagaatattcatgttttccCCTATAAAATGCGTCCCAAGCTCCATGCAGTGCTCTACACTATGCATGTGAATGggaggaggtttttgtacagcggCTCTATAGGATTGTATCACCGTGGCCCCCTGTCCCCACGGTGAAAAAGCATCATACAAAAACCTGAAGTCTGTGTGCGTCTGTGGGctctcccacccccacccagctCCTCCATATCTcagcctccatctctctgtgtgtctctgagagcagctgtgcaggCCGGGGTTACTGGCGGCTGAACAGGCTCCAACCTGACTGCTGCTATTTCTGTGAGAGCTAAGAAAAGAAGCAAGAGGCAGGGAAGCaaagggaaagtgtgtgtgttggtgttttcttGTAGCAGCACAGAGGAAGTGACAGCTCTGCTGGTCACACCTCTTTATCCCACCCAGTTAGAAGTGAAGTGCAGCTGGGACACGAGGCGCCGAGGACACTGAGAGTCCAACCCCAAAACTACCTCTTTACTCATCTGGAGCaacaagaaatgaaagaaaacaaactttaaatGGCTCCGAAATTTCATCAAATCTGTATAACATCAAAGACATCTATTGTTACATTAATTACAGACATTACAACACCATAATGTTTGaatcatatttttaaataatcatgTAATAACACTAAATACtaaagtgaaaatatcacaaaaGACAATATTAGATGAACTAGACATCATGACTCCATTATGATTGAAACATATTTGTAACTAATCATGTAATAATACAGAGTAACGGTCATATAAgtcataaaataataagaatgaAATAAGTTGAGTTATTACAATCATCACAGAAGAATGTGACAATTTTGAGTTCATAATTGTTGATTAATGTAATACTGTGATATTATTTAATCTTTTAAGAGTTGATCACATTGacagtttttattgtgttgcagACCCATCTAGAGTggcatttttattacatttttaaagtttattacaTCATGTGTCTTTTGTTACAATATCATTACTAAAGGTGTGAGACACTAAtgtccttttaaaaaataattgacTTGAACTTGACTTTGAATTGGTTGCAtcaagcttttcttttttttgagttttgccACAACAGCCTGTTCATTTTATTCAGGTTTATTCTCTGTAAACTGTTCCAATAAATTGTACCAATGTAACATAATACTGTATTTCCTTTGAACTGTCATATTTAAGTTGAATGTATTTGGTTTACTGTTGTGACAATAACTCCAGTGAGTTCATATTTAAACTCCAACATTTTTGTCCCATTTATTTCTCCCACTGCATTATGAAGCACCATGACTttactgtctctctgtgtgaagcctctgttttaaattcaaattcttCTCATTGTGATTAATGAATTGTGATTGATGATTAACTGAAGTGTTTTGTCACAGTTTCCCTGCATCGACTTAGTGACTTATATGTGAATGAAACCAGAATGTGAACACTTCATTCCTGTTCCTCTCCACTGAGTGACACTTCACTTATGTGACAGGctgaacttttgacattttaccTTTGAATgcactcagattttttttttcatgtaatgtcACATGCAGCCTGTAGAGGTCAGTGTATGATAACCTCCTCAACTTGTCCTCTAAATCTCTCTAATTACACTTTCATGTGGGCTGCCTGACCCGTTtccagaaagaaatgacaggGGGGGCACTAAAGATCCGGAGGGGTGGGGGGCTAAGGGGAtagggggtggggagggggcaTTGTCACTGTCATTCTCATCATTCTCACTCTAAgtgtctctgtctatctgtctgtctgtgtctctgtctgtctgtctgtgtctctctgtctgcctgtctgtctgtatagattgatagatagatagatagataaacagacagacagtaacgtGCGGTGGGGTCCTTTGCATGGCCAAGGGTCAATTAACGCAGAACACAAATTGCATAGCACATGCAcatgaaatatctattatacaacacgtagatctgACCAAGCAATCTgactggtcaatcagacgtttagaatgtgctcaaatgagcatgacagcacgggtagccgtgctcaaatgaaaaatacctcatcatttaaaatatcactctgcctatatcttattgcccgagtctgtgtggtttccatggcaacacgaaacgtttcactgaaacccgcatcaaaagccgctgaccgctgtcaactttgttagcctgcataatggaccgttttgttgtcaattttgatttatttggcgacctaagtttggatgaatggctgaacgaggaagacaagacagaacacaaaaaagccaagatacgcgagagtgacgagtgaagagctggatcagctggagaggtcaagaaatgaagccagtaAGGCCGGTCAACGttttgggccgtcaaatgtctacaagactacctgaaaacagctgatttctcaactgtaaggaaagaagagctaaacaagatcctccgtgaattttatggagctttaatttgataaagagaatgaaatgcctcaggagattcagcagcatggacagtacctgctgaggcagattcagcaccatggacagtacccgctgagacagattcagcaccacggacagtacccgctgaggcagattcagcactaCGGACAGTACCctctgaggcagattcagcaccatggacagtacccgctgagacagattcagcaccacggacagtacccactgagacagattcagcaccacggacagtacccgctgaggcagattcagcaccacggacagtacccactGATGCAGATTCagaaccacggacagtacctgtaagattttccacagagatgtgcaggctataactttgttcttgttattaatgcatTAATGTTATCActtattaatcgttattaatttgttcagtctttattttattaatttgtcaatttgtttacatctgtacactgaaatgaacatttaataaatcaacacatctgtgaaaactgtcgtctttatttcagaggtaaattgataataaCCTGAAAAGGTGATCAGCAAAAGCCCTGAagggtggggttgaaattatatagtatagctgttcagccttaatgttactgcttactgtcgttacttctgctgcttagccacattaatcagagctaatgttaaattggagtgacacacccctaGCTgacataaaacatctgccagtgagtttatgaaaagatagatgtttgcTCTGgcgctgacactggaaagcagtagcctatatttaaatataactgttaatctAAGTTGGTTGtggataaagatcagctgtgttggtgagtcttTGTCACGGCATCTGTTAGCTTAAAAAtaactgagaagtcggcagaagtataactatcagtccatgaaaaaagtattttttccagcggatattctaattacaacatgattgagctagctgAGCAGTTTTGCTATGtgttgtgttgctatgtgtggcatttattcaattttggggaatcacgatgtctagaaaacagaGAGGACGGACCAAAACAACTTAGCTAGCCAAGCTCCCAGTCAGTGTACTCTGTAGCAAAGTAGATAAATGTAGCCCACCTTCTGCCTGGAAGCTAGCAGGTCAGGTCAGGCTTCATTGTCTTTTATAGCTAACGTTAGACATAGTGTAGCTTTGTGGTGTCTGTAgctactagctagctagctgacAGAAAACTAAAGGAAGTCCAGACTGTCACCGTAATATTGCGTTATAGCCAACCGACTTCAAAGGTTTATTCCCTGCCTCTTTAGGGCTCACTCACAGCTAAGCGGCCGGCATTGTTCatgctaaaataatttaaaaattgtttggcatccatatttgtaattaattcactccGATCAAGTTTTTAACAGACTAACGTTAAGTCTCTCCCAAACTCACTCCCCTCCCTCGCGTGGCACGCGAACATGAACGGTGCGTTCCTTGGTTGGGATTGGTCAGGTTTTAGGCAAGAGGAGTTTGATTGGTTAAAGTAATATCAGGTAAGCCAATAAGATGCAGAATAGGCTGGGCGTCATCACAGAGATTTAATATGATGTAGggtaaaagttttgaaattaggtttagaaAACATACGTACGGtggtttttcaacagcaaaagtataaccttaacatgtagcctatgtttatatcatgaataaagatgtgttatgaaaaataaaaaatataattatcgACTTTCATgaactttattacactttattgactttattgatgaaagtcaaatcagacacgtcgctgataaacattaggattatgggtaatgtagtgcttctccgtgatatgacatcgcaaataaaacatgttttcttaaaataaagttgatattatacgggacttgtggacttggcagaagcacatgccatcgttacacaacctcatagctcgtggtaagtctgccttggatggttacaacgttatggctaataatcagacacGGATCCTCGCTGACTTTtagtggacactgtttgtgtggtgaccacacggaattaaaaccatagaaatctatgattaaaacaaaTTACGTGCGAGGaccacgcaatgcgttattaggaggtcatgctcatttcacggatttctgtgagagcaggttaaccccacgcctccctccccagatttccacggtgacagtgaggaaaatacttccgagcggaagctacatcagcgatagTGGTAGCAGTGTCCATAACAACAGCCATAGCAatgatagaaacctgaaagaatcttcgtaataactaacaaagtaaacatcatatacattaactgaacgaagattttggaaataaaatgcacgtTTCCCGCtggaaatgttatcaaaacgcatttgaaagcataagctatcttaaaatattgcattttccactgagaataaaaggaatggccgccatttattttgttttcacagaaagaccagCCTGCAGCGTATAGGTCCCGTGATCACAACTTTCTGGCTCACAGTTACGTGGGTTATATACAAATTATAGTGCAATACTTTTCGTAGGAATTTGAACGAATACTGAATGAGAACAGACTGACAGTATGCAATATGTGCATCGTAACATGAACATATTGAACTTAAGGTTCCCCCAACACTCAGCTCcagaaagagcagagaagaggTTCATTTGGCTGCTGATATTTAATCGCAGCTCAGTATTGAGCCAAAACATGAATCTAACATGAGACATGAGCTGTGTGGATGTGAACACACCAGGCTGTATCATCATCAGTTTCATAGTGACATCTGCTCTCTGACAGTTAAATTTAAACAGTTTAGTGTCAAAACCAAGTGAGCCACAGCTCCTTCCTGCCTGTGAGCCATCTGGGATCGACGGGCCTGCAGCCTTGCTATTTGTATGACAGTGTGGCCTGTGTGCAGCACTGTGTCTGGCAGCGCAGTAGTAGGTGCTGCTGTCATTCAGGAGCAGCTTAGTGATTTCCAGGGAGAAATTGTTGTTTGATGCATCCAGAAATGCTTTGAAGCGACCTGCAGTTGTGTCATACTCTTTTGTGAGGTACTCTATGGGCGTCCCGTAGAGGGTTTGTCGGTACCAGAACATGGTGTAGCTGGACATGCCGAACCCTGGAGCCATGCTGCACCCCAAGGACACTGTGAGCCCTGGGTGGGACGTTTGTTCTCCAGACTGAAGAACCTCTGGGGCAGCAGCCAGACCTGCAGCACATGGAGGATAAagtttcaggacatcccacctCTGTAAGATCCCACAAatatgtgatgtgaaaatgggaCTGAGTTTACTCTGGTGAAGGACACGgcagtgtgtctgtttatgaatgaatgtgcaGAACCCACCTGAGTGTAAAAGACAGGACAGATACAGGACTGTGAGCAGCATGTTATCGATGAGCCTTCCCCCAGCTGAATGACGCCAAGACACACATCACTCTGTTCAGAGGAGACAAGAGATCACATGACTTCACGTTTCCTCTGAGCTGGGTGTTGTGCATTTGGCAGACATGATGTTTTTGCACTGTGACACTTGAAATGAATGGCAGAAAGGGCAGTTAcctctctgttttatttgttttattgtcctttttactgttttattgcttttaatgttttgttgctTTACGATCttttatgcacattgattttaaattatagCATCAGaccttgctctgttttaatttgtttgattgtttttattctttctattgttttattgctctgttttaatttgtttgattgtttttattctttctattgttttattgctctgttttaatttgtttgattgtttttattctttctactgttctttctgttttgttgttctattatcatttttctacagcactttgttttcagctgtggttgtttttaaagtgctatataaataaagctgagttgagttgagttgagttgttTTTAGTGGTAAATAGATGGAAAACTTTGCACAGAgatgtttatttgtgcttttgtcTGCTTGTGACAAATTACAAACACATTCTTTCAGAATAAAGTCTGATTTTTCTCAATTTATTGGGTCATTTGTAATGAAGACAGTATTGCAAGCCATTacatgaataattaaaatatgaaaaaatagaaTTTCAAGCATGATTTATGTACTGTTTTTATGCCAGGGAGCATTTGTTGGTCTTGGGcaacactgactggctgatattGATTATTCAATTAAAGTTCAATATCGACCCCATTTAGTGACAAACAGGCAAATTGATCTTCCTTTAAAAAACTGTTTCCATAAACTCTTCAGTTAAACATCTAAAGCCCTAAACCCTGAGCAGCAGCTGTCATTAGTTTGAGTGTTATCTGGTTTCTTGCTCAGCACTTCCATTTAACCACATCACTGTGTGCtggcagcacagaaatacacagccGAGTCTGACAGGTTCACTTTGTGAATGATCAGAGCTCCTTTCAGGGTGTTTTCTCTCGTCAGCTTGAATCGCTCTTCAAACCGACCCTCGTAGTTGGGGCTGCCGGTGTTGACTCCAAACCCGATGAGGCTCATAGACTGACTGCTCTGCTTGTGTTGGTACCAGAGCATTGTGCTATAGCTGATGTCATCATGGCTGCAGGTGATGGTGAGCTCCTCCGTCCCTTCCTTGGTGAGTTGGGATGGAGACTGCTGGACGGAGACGTTCTCCACGTTCCCTGAGAAGAAAGCAGATTCAGATTGAGGTTGGTACAAagagtttaaaatgaaaacacagtgcAACTTGGATCACTGCAGTGAACCTCaagtgttagtatcagtgtctTCAGCCAGTAGCCTCCAatacacagaggagaagaaaatacAGGAATACAGGAAAATGTGAACAAGTGATTTTATGTACAAattagaaaagagaaaacaagatcAGACAAAAATTTGCTAAAATCAAGTGAGGCTTACGTGTCAGCAAGAGCAGTAAAACTCCAAGTGTGTGTAAAGCTACCATTGTCACCATTTCTTATTGATAATCATAATGTGTAATGAAGTCAGAGCCCGTACATCACTCTGGTCGTGACTCGTGACTTTGACACAGGTCAAATGACATATAACTGTCTTCCTTTCCTTCTATTTCAGTTCTCCTTTACTCCACCCACTTGCTCTGCTTGCACCTCCTCTGGCTCCTGTCTTGTTTCACAACAGAGTTTTCAGTGAGGGAGTGTCATTAAACCACATCACTGTGTGCtggcagcacagaaatacacagccGAGTCTGAGAGATTCACACTGCGAACGATCAGAGctcctctcactctttcttctcTTGTGATCTCAAATCCATTTCCAAACTGCGCCTCATAGACGGAGGAAGATCCAATGTAGTTGTATCCAATGAGGCTTATTGAGTGATTGTCTTCTCTTTGCTGGTACCAGAGCATTACTGTAAGGGCACTATCATCGTGGCTGCAGCTGATAGTGACCTCAGTGCCCTCCTTCACTATCTGTGGACGAGTTGGCTGAAACGTGACGCTCCTCACCTGACCTGTGGAGAAAGCAGAGTTTGATTCAAATGTTGTTGAT
It contains:
- the LOC115354461 gene encoding M1-specific T cell receptor beta chain-like — its product is MVTMVALHTLGVLLLLLTRNVENVSVQQSPSQLTKEGTEELTITCSHDDISYSTMLWYQHKQSSQSMSLIGFGVNTGSPNYEGRFEERFKLTRENTLKGALIIHKVNLSDSAVYFCAASTQCLAAAPEVLQSGEQTSHPGLTVSLGCSMAPGFGMSSYTMFWYRQTLYGTPIEYLTKEYDTTAGRFKAFLDASNNNFSLEITKLLLNDSSTYYCAHCDTNSEAYFGSGTKLTVLEYNVTAPTVKILPPSSKECKKKKKTLVCVASGFYPDHVSVFWQIDGVDVTDGVATDNNAVRKNESYSITSRLRVLAEDWRSPDRTFTCTVTFFNGTGYEPHSDSVHGTAGEGEGESFTRENYVRTSQAGKLSYAVFLAKSSLYALFITALVWKLKNSSGKQNN